Proteins co-encoded in one Brassica oleracea var. oleracea cultivar TO1000 chromosome C4, BOL, whole genome shotgun sequence genomic window:
- the LOC106341807 gene encoding uncharacterized protein LOC106341807 isoform X2, giving the protein MSLRLQSPFLGTPLPLPRRKINAFDGGRRAFRGKRGSISSENKKNKNDWLAKFSRFCGRNVELLSKSRMVMEVKCLKEPFVRSRGLVKSLAPVWEEGLFFLRCSVFFAVISGVCLLVWYGQNKARTFVETKLLPSVCSMVSESIQREVDFGKVRRVSPLCITLEACSAGPHEEEFSCGEVPTMKLCVRPFASLRTGKIVVDAILNNPTVLVAQKKDFTWLGIPFSEASLQSRLSSEEGIDSRTKTRRVSREESGIRWDSERDSDARKAAEMGYVVPCKDSSSQGKDDALKHNRRLSEIANLNSFTCNDENVMHSADQHCMDTGADYDVKHSELEKSFGVKIPGSGLKFLSKMLKGPRKYKFKWNSRSHNSSMSDVSAKKRILERSASAALSYFHGLSQQRSDELSLDMLLAKGERETSNQYDYHVPYGEHSLSNGLDGWGEGPKATTLDRFTVSCDPFLMTVDRLCGLLQTERSSTESETSRSQRGDTSMNVVNQNSHGNRSGNQPRDFSFKKHEHHQPVANHLRPTWPWNMKLKEAVFNFLNGSSKKLTGDAADKASQLNDVSDEKTLPFMLDSVQFKGGTLILLAYGDTEPREMRNIHGHVKFQNHYGRVYVQLGGNCSMWRSEVTSEDGGLLSVDVFVDTVEQNWHANLKVANFFVPIFERILEIPIEWSKGRATGEVHLCMSRGEIFPNLHGQLDVTGLGFHIYDAPSSFSDVSASLSFRGQRIFLHNTSGWFGKVPLEASGDFGIHPDDGEFHLMCQVPYVEINALMKTFKMKPLFFPLAGSVTAVFNCQGPLDAPVFVGSCMVSRKIAYLSPDLPASVAYESMLKNKEAGAVAAFDRVPFSYLSANFTFNSDNCVADLYGIRATLVDGGEIRGAGNAWICPEGEVDDTALDVNFSGNVSFDKVLHRYMPEYLNPGMLKLGDLTGETKLSGALLKPRFDIKWAAPKADGSLTDARGDIVISHDNIIVNSSSVAFDLYTKLDTSYRDQCLSHQDFTQGETVMPFVVEGLDLDLRMRNFEFFSLVPSYPFDSPRPTHLKATGRIKFMGKIKRHSTTDDGDAESEKSEDAAAVSSLVGEISISSLKLNQLILAPQLAGRLSVSRDHVKLDAVGRPDESLTLDFVGPLQPNSEDNVQSGKLLSFSLQKGQLRANACYQPQQSATLEIRHFPLDEMELASLRGVIQRAEIQLNLQKRRGHGLLSVLRPKFSGVLGEALDVAVRWSGDVITVEKTILEQSNSRYELQGEYVLPGSRDRDLGQKEAGSFLMRAMTGHLGSVISSVGRWRMRLEVPKAEVAEMLPLARLLSRSTDPAVLSRSKDLFIQSVQKLCVQADNLRDLLEEIRGYYTPASEVILEDLSLPGLAELKGHWHGSLDASGGGNGDTLAEFDFHGDDWEWGTYKTQRVLATGSYSNDDGLRLKEMLIQKGNATLHADGTLLGPKTNLHFAVLNFPVSLIPTLVEVVESSASDLVHSLRQLLSPIKGILHMEGDLRGSLEKPECDVQVRLLDGAVGGIDLGRAEVFASLTSNSRFLFNSNFEPFVQNGHVHIQGSVPVSFSQKDISEGEDRETDKGGAVKVPSWAKEKEDDEKRTSRERSEEGWDSQLAESLKGLNWNILDAGEVRLEADIKDGGMTLLTAISPYANWLQGNADIRLQVGGTVGNPILDGSASFHRASISSPVLRKPLTNFGGTLHVKSNRLCITSLESRVSRRGKLVVKGNLPLRSNEASSGDSIELKCEVLEVRAKNFLSGQVDTQLQISGSMLQPTISGNIKLSHGEAYLPHDKGGGAAPLNRLAANQSRIPGASINQAVASRYFARFFGTEPASSRMKFSQTTGESNAVEKEIEEVRMKPNMDIRLSDLKLVLGPELRIVYPLILNFAISGELELDGMAHPKYLKPKGILTFENGDVNLVATQVRLKREHLNVAKFEPEHGLDPLLDLALVGSEWQFRIQSRASNWQDKLVVTSTRSVEQDALSPSEAAKVFESQLAESILEGDGQLAFKKLATATLDALMPRIEGKGEFGQARWRLVYAPQIPSLLSVDPTVDPLKSLASNISFGTEVEVQLGKRLQASVVRQMKDSEMAMQWTLIYKLTSRLRVLLQSAPSKRLLFEYSATSQD; this is encoded by the exons ATGAGCCTGAGATTGCAAAGCCCTTTTCTTGGCACTCCCCTTCCTCTTCCTCGCCGCAAAATCAATGCTTTTGATGGTGGTAGAAGAGCGTTCCGCGGCAAGCGTGGTAGCATCTCCTCAGAGAATAAGAAGAATAAGAACGATTGGTTAGCCAAGTTCTCTCGCTTCTGTGGGAGAAATGTAGAGCTTTTGAGCAAGTCTAGGATGGTGATGGAGGTTAAGTGTCTGAAAGAGCCTTTTGTTAGAAGCAGGGGTTTGGTTAAGTCTTTGGCACCCGTTTGGGAAGAAGGTTTGTTTTTCCTCAGGTGTTCTGTTTTCTTCGCTGTGATCTCTGGTGTTTGTTTGCTGGTCTGGTACGGACAAAACAAAGCTCGCACCTTTGTGGAGACTAAGCTTTTACCCTCTGTTTGCTCTATGGTTAGTGAGAGTATACAGCGCGAGGTTGATTTCGGTAAGGTTAGAAGAGTTTCGCCGCTGTGCATAACTCTTGAGGCCTGCTCGGCTGGGCCTCACGAGGAAGAGTTCTCTTGCGGTGAGGTTCCCACTATGAAGCTCTGCGTCCGTCCTTTCGCTAGCTTGAGGACGGGGAAGATCGTGGTTGATGCCATTCTGAACAATCCGACAGTCTTGGTTGCGCAGAAGAAAGACTTCACGTGGTTAGGGATACCTTTCTCCGAAGCTAGTCTGCAGAGTCGTTTGTCCTCTGAAGAAGGGATTGATTCTCGCACTAAAACTCGGAGAGTCTCCAGGGAGGAATCAGGGATCCGTTGGGATAGTGAAAGAGATAGCGATGCGAGGAAAGCTGCGGAGATGGGCTATGTTGTTCCGTGTAAAGATTCTTCCTCTCAAGGTAAAGATGATGCGCTGAAGCACAATAGGCGTTTGAGTGAGATAGCGAATTTGAACTCTTTTACTTGCAATGATGAGAATGTTATGCATTCTGCGGATCAGCATTGCATGGACACAGGAGCTGATTACGATGTGAAGCACTCTGAGTTGGAGAAATCGTTTGGGGTAAAGATCCCTGGCTCAGGGCTCAAGTTCTTGTCCAAAATGTTAAAGGGGCCGAGGAAGTATAAATTCAAGTGGAATTCAAGATCACACAATAGCTCAATGTCTGATGTAAGCGCCAAGAAACGGATTCTTGAGCGGAGTGCTTCAGCGGCTCTGTCTTATTTCCACGGCCTATCGCAGCAAAGGTCTGACGAGTTGAGTTTGGATATGCTTCTAGCCAAAGGTGAGAGAGAAACTAGTAATCAGTATGATTACCATGTGCCTTATGGGGAGCATTCATTATCTAATGGTTTGGATGGGTGGGGAGAAGGGCCCAAGGCTACAACGTTGGACAGATTCACTGTATCATGTGATCCATTCCTTATGACTGTTGATAGACTCTGTGGACTCTTACAAACTGAACGAAGCTCTACTGAATCTGAGACTTCACGCAGTCAAAGAGGAGATACATCCATGAATGTTGTGAATCAGAATTCACATGGTAATCGAAGTGGAAACCAACCTCGTGACTTTTCTTTCAAAAAGCATGAGCATCATCAGCCTGTAGCAAATCATTTGCGTCCTACTTGGCCGTGGAACATGAAATTGAAAGAAGCGGTGTTTAATTTTTTAAATGGTTCGTCTAAGAAGTTAACGGGTGATGCTGCTGACAAGGCTTCTCAGTTGAATGATGTTTCTGATGAGAAGACACTACCATTTATGCTTGATTCTGTGCAGTTTAAAGGTGGGACACTTATTCTACTAGCTTATGGCGATACAGAGCCCAG AGAAATGAGGAACATCCATGGGCATGTTAAGTTTCAGAATCACTATGGTCGTGTGTACGTTCAACTCGGTGGAAACTGTAGTATGTGGAGGTCAGAAGTAACATCTGAAGATGGTGGACTCTTGTCTGTTGATGTTTTTGTTGATACTGTGGAACAGAACTGGCATGCAAACTTAAAGGTTGCCAACTTCTTTGTCCCG ATTTTTGAAAGAATTCTAGAGATCCCAATTGAGTGGTCGAAGGGAAGAGCTACTGGTGAG GTTCATCTGTGTATGTCTAGAGGGGAAATATTTCCGAATCTACATGGACAACTTGATGTCACAGGACTAGGCTTCCATATATATGATGCACCTTCTTCGTTTTCT GATGTCTCAGCCAGCTTGTCGTTCCGCGGCCAACGCATTTTCCTTCATAATACTAGTGGTTGGTTTGGAAAGGTTCCCTTGGAGGCTTCTGGAGATTTCGGTATTCATCCTGATGATGGGGAGTTTCATCTGATGTGTCAG GTTCCTTATGTGGAAATTAATGCTTTGATGAAAACGTTCAAGATGAAGCCCTTGTTTTTCCCG CTGGCTGGTTCTGTAACAGCTGTATTCAACTGTCAAGGCCCGCTTGATGCTCCCGTTTTTGTGGGGAGTTGTATGGTCTCTAGGAAGATAGCTTATCTGTCTCCAGATCTCCCTGCATCTGTGGCATATGAGTCAATGCTGAAAAACAAGGAAGCTGGTGCAGTTGCAGCCTTTGACCGTGTTCCGTTTTCGTATCTTTCAGCTAATTTCACGTTCAACTCTGACAACTGT GTTGCTGATTTATATGGTATTAGAGCTACCCTTGTTGATGGTGGTGAGATTCGTGGAGCAGGGAATGCTTGGATCTGTCCAGAG GGGGAGGTAGATGATACAGCACTGGATGTGAACTTTTCAGGCAATGTATCATTTGATAAGGTTTTGCATCGTTATATGCCTGAATATCTTAATCCTGGGATGCTGAAGTTAGGTGATTTAACTGGGGAGACAAAACTTTCTGGGGCCCTCTTGAAACC GAGATTTGACATCAAATGGGCCGCACCCAAAGCTGATGGCTCCTTAACTGATGCTCGGGGAGATATTGTGATATCACATGATAACATCATCGTTAATTCATCATCTGTTGCTTTTGATCTATACACAAAACTAGATACCTCATACCGAGACCAGTGCTTGTCTCACCAAGACTTCACTCAAGGGGAGACCGTCATGCCGTTTGTTGTTGAGGGCCTGGATTTGGATTTGCGTATGCGAAATTTTGAGTTCTTCAGTTTGGTCCCTTCCTATCCATTTGATTCGCCAAGACCTACGCATTTAAAAGCTACAGGAAGGATCAAATTCATGGGGAAGATAAAACGACACAGTACAACAGATGATGGAGACGCTGAGTCAGAAAAAAGTGAAGATGCAGCTGCAGTTTCAAGCCTCGTTGGTGAAATTTCCATCTCAAGTCTCAAGCTGAATCAGTTGATTTTGGCCCCCCAACTGGCTGGACGTTTGAGCGTTTCTCGTGATCATGTCAAG CTTGATGCTGTGGGGCGGCCAGATGAAAGTCTTACACTAGACTTTGTAGGTCCACTACAGCCTAATTCGGAGGATAATGTACAAAGTGGAAAGTTGCTCTCTTTTTCTCTGCAAAAGGGACAACTAAGAGCTAACGCTTGTTATCAACCACAACAGTCCGCTACTTTGGAG ATACGCCACTTTCCACTTGATGAGATGGAGTTGGCCTCGCTGAGAGGGGTGATTCAAAGA GCAGAGATTCAACTAAATCTTCAGAAGCGAAGGGGACATGGCTTGTTGTCTGTACTTCGGCCAAAATTTAGCGGAGTGCTAGGTGAAGCTTTAGACGTTGCAGTAAGATGGAGCGGTGATGTG ATCACTGTCGAGAAAACTATACTAGAACAAAGCAATAGCCGTTATGAGCTTCAAGGTGAATATGTATTACCAGGCTCACGTGACCGAGACCTTGGTCAGAAGGAAGCTGGCAGTTTCTTAATGAGAGCCATGACTGGACATCTAGGAAGTGTTATATCTTCCGTGGGAAGATGGAGAATGAGACTTGAAGTGCCTAAGGCAGAGGTTGCTGAGATGCTTCCTCTTGCAAGGCTTCTTTCAAGAAGTACAGATCCAGCTGTCCTCTCTAGATCTAAG GATCTTTTTATTCAAAGTGTGCAAAAGCTCTGTGTACAAGCTGACAATCTTCGAGACTTGCTTGAG GAGATACGTGGGTATTATACTCCAGCAAGTGAAGTCATTCTTGAAGATCTAAGTCTTCCAGGTTTAGCTGAACTCAAAGGTCATTGGCATGGCTCGCTAGATGCTAGTGGAGGAGGCAATGGAGACACCTTG GCCGAATTTGACTTCCATGGAGATGATTGGGAGTGGGGAACTTACAAAACACAGCGTGTTCTGGCAACTGGCTCATATAGCAATGATGATGGTTTACGCCTTAAGGAGATGCTTATTCAAAAAGGAAACGCTACACTGCATGCAGATGGGACCTTACTGGGGCCAAAAACGAATCTTCATTTTGCTGTTCTGAATTTCCCTGTTAGTTTGATACCTACCTTGGTTGAGGTTGTTGAATCGTCAGCTAGCGATCTTGTGCACTCTTTGAGGCAACTCTTATCACCAATCAAAGGCATTTTGCACATGGAAGGAGACCTTAGAGGGAGTCTTGAGAAACCAGAATGCGATGTACAAGTCAGATTATTGGATGGCGCAGTTGGCGGTATAGACCTTGGACGAGCTGAAGTTTTTGCGTCTCTGACATCCAACAGCCGTTTTCTATTCAACTCCAACTTCGAACCATTTGTCCAAAACGGTCATGTGCATATACAAGGGAGTGTTCCCGTTAGCTTCTCACAGAAAGACATCTCTGAGGGGGAAGACAGAGAAACTGATAAAGGCGGTGCAGTGAAAGTCCCTAGCTGGGCGAAGGAAAAGGAAGATGACGAGAAGAGAACCTCAAGGGAGAGGAGTGAAGAGGGATGGGACAGCCAACTTGCAGAGTCTCTCAAGGGTTTAAATTGGAACATTTTAGATGCAGGAGAAGTTAGATTGGAGGCAGACATCAAGGATGGGGGAATGACATTGTTGACAGCCATATCCCCTTATGCAAATTGGCTTCAAGGCAATGCTGATATCAGGCTCCAG GTCGGTGGAACAGTGGGGAATCCAATTCTTGATGGGTCTGCATCATTCCACAGGGCGTCTATATCTTCACCTGTGCTCCGTAAACCTCTCACAAACTTTGGTGGGACCTTACATGTTAAATCAAACAGGCTGTGTATAACCTCATTGGAAAGCAGGGTGAGTCGAAGGGGAAAGCTGGTTGTTAAAGGAAACCTTCCCCTTAGGTCAAATGAAGCATCTAGTGGTGATAGCATAGAGCTCAAATGTGAAGTTCTAGAAGTACGAGCAAAGAATTTCTTAAG TGGTCAGGTTGATACTCAGCTACAGATTAGTGGATCAATGTTGCAGCCAACTATATCAGGAAACATTAAATTAAGCCATGGGGAAGCTTATCTACCTCATGATAAGGGTGGAGGAGCTGCCCCGCTGAATAGATTGGCAGCCAATCAATCAAGGATTCCAGGTGCTTCTATTAATCAAGCAGTTGCTTCTCGATATTTTGCTCGATTCTTTGGTACAGAACCGGCTTCGTCAAGGATGAAGTTCTCCCAGACAACTG GTGAATCAAATGCTGTTGAAAAGGAGATTGAAGAAGTGAGGATGAAACCAAATATGGATATCCGTCTGAGTGATCTGAAACTTGTTTTAGGACCAGAGTTGAGGATAGTGTATCCTTTAATCCTTAATTTTGCTATTAGTGGTGAGCTTGAGCTTGATGGCATGGCTCATCCCAAATATCTAAAACCAAAGGGTATCCTCACATTCGAGAATGGAGATGTCAATCTTGTGGCTACTCAG GTACGCTTGAAAAGGGAGCACCTCAATGTTGCAAAGTTTGAGCCTGAGCATGGACTAGATCCTCTGTTAGATTTAGCTTTAGTTGGTTCAGAATGGCAATTCAGGATCCAAAGCCGTGCCAGCAATTGGCAGGACAAACTTGTGGTGACTTCAACTCGTTCTGTGGAACAGGATGCTCTCTCACCATCCGAG GCTGCAAAAGTGTTTGAGAGCCAATTAGCAGAATCCATCTTAGAAGGAGATGGGCAACTTGCATTCAAGAAACTTGCAACCGCGACGCTTGATGCCTTGATGCCAAGGATAGAAGGGAAAGGAGAGTTTGGTCAGGCGAGGTGGAGGTTGGTTTATGCCCCACAGATCCCAAGTTTACTCTCTGTTGATCCAACCGTCGATCCTCTCAAGTCTCTAGCCAGCAATATCTCCTTTGGAACTGAAGTCGAAGTACAGCTCGGAAAGCGTCTTCAG GCCTCTGTGGTAAGACAGATGAAAGATTCTGAGATGGCGATGCAATGGACATTGATTTATAAGCTCACGAGCCGCTTGCGTGTCCTCCTTCAATCTGCGCCTTCAAAACGGTTGCTTTTTGAATACTCTGCAACCTCACAAGACTAA